One window of the Sebastes umbrosus isolate fSebUmb1 chromosome 1, fSebUmb1.pri, whole genome shotgun sequence genome contains the following:
- the gpr37l1a gene encoding G-protein coupled receptor 37-like 1 produces MSPVLLVLLLCVRSAELRHLNRAEDAAPPAAAAGTQDCTSWILKLSTSSRIPRVPELRRVPRGTKDDGSSRTRDDPSGYFTTPRLPASTARPGNLSSGLLNPLFPVTDGSYWAYAVMLLALVLFAAGIVGNLALMCIVWHSFYLKSAWNCILAGLAFWDFLVLFFCLPVVVFHELTLKRLLGDLSCRLVPYLEVTSLGVATFSLCALSIDRFHAATGPGPAQTPRVEPCQSILSKLSVIWVGSMVLAAPELLLWQLVQETVSLPMLPSDQQQSLPGGSLMAAFRARTDAFKVDICVREPSVELPESIYSLVLTYHEARMWWVFGCYICLPLLFTLACDLVTRQVLAQRLPQKPAGDKVAGRCSSSSSSSSSSKKKQHTREHRLRSTVMALTILYVICNLPESICNITLAYVSDHVSAALPALALPALSLIGQFLLFVRCSATPVLLLCLCRSLGQAFMDCCCCCCEECLPDGNSSSSSSASTAATSNLSSPTSPSPSSLFPSSKDETMKSLLATEPAVCYDRAKDASTAIGTPC; encoded by the exons atgagcCCGGTGTTGTTAGTGTTGCTGCTCTGTGTGCGGAGCGCAGAGCTCCGTCACCTCAACAGAGCAGAGGATGCTGcacctccagctgctgctgcgggGACTCAGGACTGCACCAGTTGGATTCTGAAACTTTCAACCAGTTCCAGAATTCCCAGAGTTCCCGAGCTGAGGCGCGTCCCCAGGGGAACCAAAGACGACGGGAGTTCCAGGACACGCGACGACCCGAGCGGGTACTTCACCACCCCGCGGCTACCGGCCTCCACCGCCCGGCCGGGTAACCTCTCCTCCGGGCTTCTCAACCCGCTGTTCCCGGTCACCGACGGCTCCTACTGGGCCTACGCGGTCATGCTGCTGGCGCTCGTGCTGTTCGCGGCGGGCATCGTGGGTAACCTCGCGCTCATGTGCATCGTGTGGCACAGCTTCTACCTGAAGAGCGCGTGGAACTGCATCCTCGCGGGGCTCGCCTTCTGGGACTTCCTCGTGCTCTTCTTCTGCCTGCCCGTGGTCGTCTTCCACGAGCTCACACTGAAGAGGTTGCTAGGAGACCTGTCCTGTCGGCTCGTGCCATAcctggag GTGACCTCTCTGGGCGTGGCCACATTCAGCCTCTGTGCTCTGAGTATTGATCGCTTCCATGCGGCCACCGGCCCCGGGCCCGCTCAGACGCCGAGGGTTGAGCCCTGCCAGTCCATCCTGTCCAAACTGTCCGTCATCTGGGTGGGCTCCATGGTGCTGGCCGCCCCTGAGCTGCTGCTTTGGCAGCTCGTCCAGGAAACTGTCAGCCTGCCGATGCTCCCCAGCGACCAGCAGCAGAGCTTGCCGGGAGGCTCGCTGATGGCTGCCTTTAGAGCCCGAACAGACGCGTTCAAGGTGGATATCTGTGTCCGTGAGCCGTCTGTGGAGCTCCCAGAGAGCATCTACTCTCTGGTGCTGACATACCACGAGGCCCGCATGTGGTGGGTCTTTGGGTGCTACATCTGTTTGCCACTGCTCTTCACTCTGGCCTGCGACCTGGTGACGAGACAAGTGTTAGCCCAGCGTCTACCGCAGAAACCCGCCGGTGACAAGGTGGCTGGCAgatgctcctcctcctcttcgtcttcctcctcgtccAAGAAAAAGCAGCACACGAGAGAGCACAGGCTGCGCTCCACTGTGATGGCGCTCACCATCTTGTACGTCATATGCAACCTGCCGGAGAGCATTTGTAACATCACCCTGGCGTACGTCTCCGACCACGTGTCCGCCGCGCTCCCGGCTCTGGCTCTGCCAGCGCTGAGTCTGATTGGACAGTTCCTGCTGTTTGTGCGTTGCTCGGCGACGCCGGTGTTGCTGCTGTGCCTGTGTCGCTCGCTGGGCCAGGCCTTcatggactgctgctgctgctgttgtgaagAGTGCCTTCCCGACGGcaactcctcttcatcctcatctgCCTCAACCGCCGCCACCTCCAACCTGTCCTCGCCCACATCGCCCTCTCCGTCCTCCCTGTTTCCTTCCAGCAAAGATGAGACGATGAAGAGCCTGTTGGCTACAGAACCAGCAGTCTGCTACGACAGGGCAAAAGACGCTTCAACAGCTATCGGGACGCCCTGCTGA